A stretch of the Pseudorasbora parva isolate DD20220531a chromosome 13, ASM2467924v1, whole genome shotgun sequence genome encodes the following:
- the LOC137038023 gene encoding beta-microseminoprotein A1-like — MRTVVLGLFLCIVLPLVNAACFMKDHAKPVTFCQDQADKSWHPVGSSWRNRKCMDCSCSANSMSCCEAMARPMNYPDKCMVQYDYTTCTFEVFEKVPCVHGAVGK, encoded by the exons ATG AGGACTGTGGTTTTGGGTTTGTTTCTGTGCATTGTCCTTCCTCTGGTCAATGCTGCATGCTTCATGAAGGATCACGCAAAACCAG TTACATTTTGCCAGGATCAAGCAGATAAGTCTTGGCATCCTGTTGGATCCTCTTGGAGAAACAGAAAATGTATGGACTGTAGTTGTTCTGCTAATTCCATGAGCTGCTGTGAGGC AATGGCGAGGCCCATGAATTATCCTGACAAGTGCATGGTGCAGTACGATTACACTACATGCACGTTTGAAGTTTTTGAGAAAGTTCCATGTGTTCATGGTGCTGTTGGTAAATGA